In Brevibacillus marinus, the genomic window GCGACGCCGAACAGCATCTGCCCAAGGCGATCGCCGCCTACGAGAAGCTGCGGCGCATCAATTCCCAGGTACAGCTGGAGCCCATCGTGGCCGACCTCACCCCGTACAATGCGGAACGCTGCCTGGCCGGCGTCGACCTCGTGCTGGATGCGACCGACAATTTTCAGGTTCGTTATCTGATCAACGACTTTTGCGTCAAACACGGCGTTCCCTGGATTTACGGCGGAGCGGTCAGCGCCAAAGGGATGTTCCTGGCGATCCGCCCCGGCAGCACCGCCTGTCTGCGCTGCCTGTTTCCGGAGGCGCCCAAACCGGGCGACACGCCAACCTGCGACACGGCCGGCGTAATCGGCCCGATCGTCCACGTGATCGCCTCCTATCAAGCGGCAGAAGCGCTGAAACTGCTGGTTGGAGCGGACGACGCGCTCAATCCCTACCTGGAACACTTTGACCTCTGGGCCAACCAGCATCAGCAGATCCGCGTGGCGCAAGCCAAACGCAGCGATTGCCCAACCTGCGGGCAGCACAGGTTCGACTACCTGGAGCCGACTTCGCCGGAGGGACTGGCCACCTCGCTTTGCGGCCGCAACACGATCCAGATCAGCCCGGCCCAAGAGCTTCAGCTTGACCTGGAACAGCTGGCGCAGCGGCTCGCCCCGCTGGGCAAGGTGGAGCGCAACCCGTTTTTGCTCCGCTTCCACATCGGGTCGCATACGCTGGTCGTCTTCCCCGATGGCCGCGTGCTGGTGCAGGGGACGGACGATCCCGCCCTCGCCCGTTCCCTGCACGCCCGCTACATCGGAGCCTGAGCGCCGCCGGCGGGCGAGGCGGAGCAAAAACTTTTTGTCACGATTTTGTAAAAAAGATATGGTAGACGCAAAACAATTCAAGTATAATGAAGGCAGGCAAGAAACGAAACTTAGTTTCATCTAGTGAAACTTCCTCGTTTCCTCAGCTGAAGTCAAGGAGGGTGATCGATTT contains:
- a CDS encoding ThiF family adenylyltransferase; this translates as MDTRYSRQILFPPIGRAGQEKLAASRVAIVGMGALGTVLANHLVRAGVGFVRFIDRDFVEPSNLQRQMLYDESDAEQHLPKAIAAYEKLRRINSQVQLEPIVADLTPYNAERCLAGVDLVLDATDNFQVRYLINDFCVKHGVPWIYGGAVSAKGMFLAIRPGSTACLRCLFPEAPKPGDTPTCDTAGVIGPIVHVIASYQAAEALKLLVGADDALNPYLEHFDLWANQHQQIRVAQAKRSDCPTCGQHRFDYLEPTSPEGLATSLCGRNTIQISPAQELQLDLEQLAQRLAPLGKVERNPFLLRFHIGSHTLVVFPDGRVLVQGTDDPALARSLHARYIGA